In the Flavobacterium pallidum genome, one interval contains:
- a CDS encoding FG-GAP-like repeat-containing protein yields the protein MKSKITFLAILYSFLYANAQVEFEDHTVIDNALYVQSPNGVYSADFDGDGDKDVLTSSYFGNRLVWFENLDGTGGDFTLHTITDAIPTPWAVYAADLDGDGDMDAVSASLSGNNVAWYENTDGHGTFVLKQARYAYKANFVMAADVDNDNDLDLIWSSRSEGEMGWFKNTDGLGDFNGSLNIENNVTSIPGFYPADINGDGAVDIVSAYSIDGGGSQGVVWYPKTGTSSFGNRTLISNAVSYVTSVYAGDIDGDGDVDVVSASGSDDKIAWYENTDGLGTFGTQQVLSVTAVSASVVRLADMDGDGDLDIIFGSNEDKKIGWFQNTDGQGNFSSETLIASHSGDIRDICFSDMDADGDLDFLTATNIDNNIKLYKNTFGTGTYTPSIITKFIDGGRVVRADDIDGDGDKDIIGASYWDSKISWFENKDGQGDFHNTQRVVSDTMHGASAVCTGDLNGDGFTDILATSYLDNSVMWFKNTDGLGTFASPQIIDNDLYTALNVFTADIDDDGDLDVIASGHGKIKLYKNVDGLGSFGTPIVIDAMGNSNTYDIDFGDLDGDGDLDMAAGFSYGVFYYRNLDGQGTYSARQPIAGYQYATYSVKIADFNNDGDNDIVFTGQNTNVSDAPYLRWSENNGSGTFGGNHLITTLIATPKNIIAADIDNDGDTDVASADAGNGGVLAWYSNTDGQGNFENTQQIISQGLNSPNYLFAADIDGNDTLDIVSTSEYDDKVVWHKNIPLPTSNSIGGMVRFDFQADGCNDTDAVLSGILVVASDDAGTNATFSQENGHFQLYTTEEGMVTTKITSQLPDYYEPNPATFESNFTGLGNHDDVNFCIVPTVVINDLNVSFYPTANAPRPGFNTAYRIVYKNTGTTQLNGAVTFGYDGSKLNFLNASEAVTSQTSNTLVFDFTDLNPFETKTIELYFNVSAPPVTNIGDVLTTTATISPVAGDNTAGDNVFSCTQTVVGSYDPNDISCLEGNEVLIADAGKYLHYLVRFQNTGTASAINVRVAQTLDDKLDWTTMQLESLSHPGRVDIHNGSEVSFVFDDINLPDSTSDEAHSHGFIAYKIKPKSNVATGDTVNAAAGIYFDFNPPVVTNTATTEFVDVLSVDGSEAANITLSPNPTDGILNIAATTKITNADLYNHLGQLVFSAKDPLKIDISSLSQGIYVMTLKDVSGNTYTRKIIRK from the coding sequence ATGAAATCAAAAATTACTTTCCTGGCCATATTGTATTCTTTCCTCTACGCTAACGCACAGGTAGAATTTGAGGACCACACAGTGATCGATAATGCATTGTACGTACAATCGCCGAATGGTGTTTATTCAGCCGATTTTGACGGTGATGGTGATAAGGATGTACTCACCTCGTCCTACTTCGGCAACAGGCTGGTATGGTTCGAGAACCTGGATGGTACGGGTGGTGATTTTACGCTGCATACCATCACAGATGCGATTCCTACGCCATGGGCGGTTTATGCTGCCGACCTTGATGGTGACGGGGATATGGATGCTGTGTCTGCTTCCTTATCCGGTAATAATGTCGCCTGGTATGAAAACACGGATGGTCATGGCACATTTGTACTAAAGCAGGCCAGGTATGCCTACAAAGCCAACTTTGTAATGGCCGCCGATGTTGATAATGACAATGATCTGGATTTGATATGGTCTTCCCGGTCAGAAGGTGAGATGGGATGGTTCAAAAATACCGATGGCCTGGGGGATTTTAACGGCTCCCTGAATATCGAAAACAATGTGACGAGTATTCCTGGTTTTTACCCGGCAGATATAAATGGTGACGGAGCTGTAGACATCGTTTCTGCTTATTCCATAGACGGTGGTGGCTCACAGGGTGTAGTGTGGTACCCAAAAACCGGGACAAGCAGTTTTGGAAACAGGACGTTGATATCGAATGCTGTGAGCTATGTTACTTCAGTGTACGCGGGCGATATCGATGGCGATGGTGATGTGGATGTAGTGTCTGCGTCCGGAAGCGACGATAAGATTGCGTGGTATGAAAATACGGACGGATTGGGCACTTTCGGTACTCAACAGGTTTTATCGGTAACTGCCGTTAGTGCTTCGGTGGTGAGGCTGGCTGATATGGACGGTGACGGCGATCTCGATATTATCTTCGGGTCAAATGAGGATAAGAAAATTGGTTGGTTCCAAAATACGGATGGTCAGGGTAATTTCAGCAGTGAAACCTTAATAGCATCACATTCCGGCGACATCCGCGACATCTGTTTTTCTGATATGGATGCCGACGGGGATCTGGATTTCCTTACCGCTACGAACATCGATAACAACATCAAATTATATAAAAATACGTTTGGGACTGGTACTTATACACCGTCTATCATTACAAAATTTATAGATGGCGGCCGGGTCGTACGTGCTGACGATATAGATGGGGACGGCGATAAGGATATCATCGGCGCTTCTTATTGGGACAGCAAAATTTCATGGTTTGAGAATAAGGACGGTCAGGGTGATTTTCATAATACCCAACGCGTCGTATCCGATACCATGCACGGTGCATCTGCAGTCTGCACCGGAGACCTGAATGGCGATGGGTTTACCGATATCCTTGCTACGTCTTACCTTGACAATAGTGTGATGTGGTTTAAGAACACTGACGGATTGGGCACTTTCGCGAGCCCGCAAATTATAGACAATGATCTGTATACAGCATTAAATGTCTTCACTGCTGATATCGATGATGATGGCGACCTGGATGTAATCGCTTCAGGCCACGGAAAAATCAAGCTGTATAAGAACGTCGATGGCCTGGGCAGCTTCGGTACGCCCATAGTCATAGACGCAATGGGCAACAGCAATACCTACGATATTGATTTTGGCGACCTTGACGGTGATGGTGATCTGGACATGGCTGCGGGATTCAGTTACGGGGTTTTCTATTACCGGAACCTCGACGGGCAGGGCACGTACAGCGCAAGGCAACCTATTGCAGGCTATCAATATGCTACGTACTCGGTAAAAATCGCCGATTTTAATAATGACGGAGATAATGATATCGTCTTTACCGGTCAGAATACAAATGTCAGTGACGCGCCTTACTTGCGTTGGTCAGAAAACAACGGTTCCGGGACATTTGGTGGAAATCACCTGATTACAACCCTCATTGCAACACCCAAAAATATTATTGCCGCTGATATCGATAATGACGGAGATACAGATGTCGCTTCCGCAGATGCCGGAAACGGTGGCGTGCTGGCGTGGTACAGCAATACCGATGGCCAGGGAAATTTTGAAAATACGCAACAGATCATCTCACAGGGTTTAAACAGCCCCAACTATTTGTTCGCAGCAGATATTGACGGCAATGACACTTTAGACATCGTATCCACATCTGAATATGATGACAAAGTGGTATGGCACAAAAATATACCGCTCCCAACCTCTAACAGTATCGGCGGTATGGTGCGTTTCGACTTTCAGGCTGATGGCTGCAACGATACCGATGCGGTTTTAAGCGGCATTTTAGTTGTGGCTTCCGATGATGCGGGTACTAACGCTACATTCTCCCAGGAGAACGGGCACTTCCAGCTTTACACGACTGAAGAAGGTATGGTTACGACAAAAATCACATCACAATTGCCAGACTATTACGAACCTAATCCGGCAACGTTTGAATCGAACTTTACCGGGTTGGGAAACCATGATGACGTGAATTTTTGTATCGTTCCCACTGTGGTCATCAACGATTTGAATGTAAGCTTTTATCCAACGGCGAACGCTCCAAGACCAGGTTTTAACACTGCTTACAGGATCGTTTATAAAAATACGGGCACAACGCAACTGAACGGGGCTGTCACCTTTGGATATGATGGCTCAAAATTAAACTTCCTGAACGCGAGTGAAGCGGTCACTTCCCAAACCAGCAATACGTTGGTATTTGATTTTACAGACCTGAATCCTTTCGAAACAAAAACCATCGAATTGTACTTTAATGTGTCTGCTCCTCCTGTTACCAACATCGGCGATGTTTTGACCACAACGGCTACCATCAGTCCTGTTGCGGGAGACAATACAGCAGGCGATAATGTGTTTTCCTGCACCCAGACCGTTGTCGGCTCCTACGACCCCAACGACATCAGCTGTCTTGAAGGCAACGAGGTATTGATCGCTGATGCCGGAAAATACCTGCATTACCTGGTCCGTTTTCAAAATACCGGAACGGCAAGTGCCATAAATGTACGCGTAGCGCAAACTCTTGACGACAAGCTCGACTGGACCACGATGCAACTCGAAAGCCTTAGCCATCCTGGCCGCGTGGATATCCATAATGGCAGCGAAGTAAGTTTTGTATTCGACGACATCAACCTGCCGGACAGCACGAGCGATGAGGCCCATTCGCATGGATTTATCGCATATAAAATTAAGCCAAAATCAAATGTGGCTACAGGCGATACCGTTAATGCAGCGGCAGGCATCTATTTTGATTTCAATCCGCCTGTGGTGACCAATACCGCAACGACCGAATTTGTAGATGTTTTGTCTGTCGACGGATCTGAAGCCGCTAACATAACGCTTTCTCCAAACCCTACTGATGGCATCCTGAACATTGCTGCGACGACTAAAATAACAAATGCAGACCTCTACAATCATTTGGGGCAGTTGGTGTTTTCAGCCAAAGACCCCCTGAAGATTGATATCTCATCGCTAAGCCAGGGCATTTATGTAATGACTTTAAAAGACGTTTCAGGAAATACTTATACCAGGAAAATCATCAGGAAATAA
- a CDS encoding NAD(P)/FAD-dependent oxidoreductase, with translation MKKVLIIGGGLAGLTAAIHLSKSGIPVTLVEKNGYPKHKVCGEYISNEILPYFEWLGIDIDSLHPAGINTLQFTSVRGRMIGCKLPLGGFGISRYTLDDYLHQKAKGAGCKIITATVENVVFKDDIFQIVLDNGNEMTADIVIGAYGKRSSFDIKLQRKFIGQKSPWLAVKSHYKGNFPDDVVGLYNFEGGYCGISKVENGNLNVCYLADYDTFKKHKNILEYEKKVLYKNPSLKHIFENAAPVFEKPLSISQISFESKNCVENHILMTGDSAGLIHPMCGNGMAMAIHSAKMASEGILKFCHDPKYSRSDLESEYTAEWRKNFSKRLKTGKALAKVLQNRYLSGMLMQLAFWFPVVLPFIIRKTHGKVLTIKNPCP, from the coding sequence ATGAAAAAGGTACTCATTATTGGTGGCGGCCTCGCTGGGTTAACGGCAGCGATACATCTTTCGAAATCCGGTATTCCCGTAACGCTTGTAGAAAAAAATGGATATCCGAAGCACAAGGTTTGCGGCGAGTATATCTCCAATGAGATCCTTCCTTATTTTGAATGGCTCGGCATTGATATCGATTCGCTGCATCCGGCGGGAATCAATACACTTCAGTTTACATCGGTAAGAGGCAGGATGATTGGCTGTAAACTTCCGTTGGGCGGCTTTGGCATAAGCCGTTATACGCTGGATGATTATCTACACCAAAAAGCAAAAGGAGCCGGTTGTAAAATCATTACGGCCACGGTCGAAAATGTGGTTTTCAAAGATGATATTTTCCAGATTGTATTGGATAACGGAAATGAAATGACAGCAGATATTGTGATTGGTGCGTACGGAAAGCGGTCGTCATTTGATATTAAGTTACAGCGTAAATTCATAGGCCAAAAATCACCCTGGCTTGCCGTAAAATCACATTATAAAGGAAATTTCCCTGATGATGTTGTGGGATTATACAATTTCGAGGGTGGTTATTGCGGCATTTCAAAAGTAGAAAACGGCAACCTGAATGTGTGTTACCTCGCAGATTATGACACCTTTAAAAAGCATAAAAATATTCTAGAATATGAAAAAAAGGTGCTTTACAAAAATCCATCGTTAAAACATATTTTCGAAAACGCGGCCCCTGTTTTTGAGAAACCACTATCGATCAGCCAGATATCATTCGAATCCAAAAATTGTGTTGAAAACCACATCTTAATGACCGGAGATTCTGCAGGATTAATACATCCGATGTGTGGCAATGGCATGGCGATGGCAATTCACAGCGCGAAAATGGCTTCGGAAGGCATTCTTAAATTCTGCCATGATCCAAAATACTCACGTTCTGATTTAGAGTCAGAATATACTGCGGAATGGCGTAAAAATTTCAGCAAAAGATTAAAAACCGGTAAAGCATTAGCAAAAGTCCTTCAAAATAGGTACCTTTCAGGGATGTTGATGCAACTTGCGTTTTGGTTTCCAGTGGTGCTTCCCTTCATCATCCGCAAAACCCATGGAAAAGTTTTAACAATTAAAAACCCATGTCCCTAA
- a CDS encoding type III polyketide synthase, producing MSVRIKTVAKQLPQYHKNTEEILPFLDAWLSGQDERFIKKVKKIFEGAGVDRRYSIMEPSEVFTATSFEQKNDIYIREVIDLGEKVLTKALQKADWQPGQLDYIITVSCTGIMIPSLDAYLINKLKLRQDIVRLPVTEMGCVAGISGIIYAKNFLASNPGKRAAVIAVESPTATFQLDDFSMANIVSAAIFGDGAACVLLSSDKSDEGPEIIDEEMYHFYDNDHMMGFQLTNHGLKMVLDIEVPETIASHFPNIINPFLAKNNLRIEDINHLIFHPGGKKIVQTVEELFSGLGKNIDDTKEVLKSYGNMSSATVLYVLERCMERHPEKGNTGVMLSFGPGFTAQRVLLKW from the coding sequence ATGAGTGTACGAATCAAAACGGTCGCCAAACAGTTGCCGCAATACCATAAAAATACTGAAGAGATCCTTCCATTCCTTGATGCCTGGCTCTCAGGCCAGGACGAGCGTTTCATCAAAAAAGTCAAAAAGATATTTGAAGGTGCCGGCGTTGACAGGCGTTATTCGATTATGGAACCTTCCGAAGTTTTCACAGCGACATCCTTTGAGCAGAAAAATGACATTTATATCAGGGAAGTCATTGATCTTGGTGAAAAGGTTTTGACTAAAGCGTTGCAGAAAGCGGATTGGCAACCCGGACAGCTTGATTACATCATCACCGTCAGTTGCACCGGCATTATGATTCCGTCATTAGACGCGTATCTGATCAATAAATTGAAATTAAGGCAGGACATCGTGCGTTTGCCGGTCACTGAAATGGGCTGTGTAGCTGGGATTTCCGGCATCATTTATGCCAAAAACTTCCTGGCTTCCAATCCGGGGAAACGCGCTGCGGTAATTGCTGTTGAAAGTCCGACGGCAACGTTTCAGCTGGACGATTTCTCAATGGCCAATATTGTCAGTGCGGCGATTTTCGGCGATGGTGCGGCCTGTGTCTTACTTTCGTCCGACAAAAGCGATGAAGGTCCGGAAATCATTGACGAGGAAATGTATCATTTTTATGATAATGACCATATGATGGGCTTTCAACTCACCAACCACGGACTTAAAATGGTGCTTGACATTGAAGTTCCTGAAACGATTGCGTCACATTTCCCGAACATCATCAATCCTTTCCTGGCTAAAAACAACTTGCGGATCGAAGATATCAATCACCTGATTTTTCATCCGGGCGGAAAAAAAATCGTGCAGACTGTGGAGGAATTATTCTCTGGCTTAGGTAAAAATATTGACGACACGAAGGAAGTTTTGAAGTCATACGGAAACATGTCCAGCGCCACAGTCTTATATGTATTGGAAAGATGTATGGAACGCCATCCTGAAAAAGGAAACACTGGGGTGATGCTCAGTTTCGGGCCAGGTTTTACAGCCCAGAGGGTCTTATTAAAATGGTAA
- a CDS encoding methyltransferase domain-containing protein, translating into MSLNTKYRSDAAEIMDDFSLEGDTLRDALDKIESINQWLGGNKAILGGIDKLIGNHDASQTISICDVGCGNGAMLRCIADYGLINDLKLELTGIDANNYTIRHARQLSNHYPNIIYRCEDVFKESLGKHDIIVCTLTMHHFKDGEILSLMQRFSDSARIGIIINDLQRSALAYRLFQVVCFVFRLNKMSKEDGLVSILRGFKKRELIGYSKKLNFQNYSVRWRWAFRYQWIISKI; encoded by the coding sequence ATGTCCCTAAATACCAAATACCGATCTGATGCTGCAGAAATCATGGATGATTTCAGTCTTGAAGGTGACACGCTGCGTGATGCGCTGGATAAGATTGAAAGCATTAACCAATGGCTCGGCGGCAATAAGGCGATCCTGGGCGGCATCGACAAACTCATCGGCAATCATGATGCCTCACAAACGATCAGCATTTGTGACGTGGGCTGCGGCAATGGTGCCATGCTGAGATGCATTGCAGATTACGGACTGATAAATGACCTGAAACTGGAGCTTACCGGCATTGATGCCAATAATTATACAATCAGGCATGCAAGGCAACTTTCGAATCATTACCCAAATATCATTTACCGATGCGAAGATGTGTTTAAAGAATCACTCGGAAAGCATGATATCATTGTGTGTACGCTGACGATGCATCATTTCAAAGACGGCGAGATCTTGAGCCTGATGCAGCGGTTTTCTGACAGCGCCCGCATAGGCATTATCATCAATGATCTGCAAAGAAGTGCCCTGGCGTACCGTTTGTTTCAGGTGGTTTGCTTTGTTTTCAGGCTCAATAAAATGTCAAAAGAAGATGGCCTGGTTTCCATATTGCGTGGATTCAAAAAAAGGGAACTGATCGGTTATTCAAAAAAACTAAACTTTCAAAATTACAGTGTCCGTTGGCGGTGGGCCTTCCGCTACCAATGGATTATTTCAAAAATATGA
- a CDS encoding 3-hydroxyacyl-ACP dehydratase FabZ family protein, whose protein sequence is MDIETIPALLPYAKPFLFVDGLSHIDENSVEGHYTFTEDHDFFKGHFKGNPVVPGVILTETMAQIGLVCMGIYLSNDTLDKTTVIALTSTEIEFIIPVYPKEKIVVVSEKIYFRFGKLKCRVKMLNAHDKVVCEGTIAGMITSKS, encoded by the coding sequence ATGGATATAGAAACGATTCCCGCCTTGTTGCCGTATGCAAAGCCGTTCCTTTTTGTGGATGGCTTATCACACATTGATGAAAACAGCGTGGAAGGCCATTATACATTCACTGAAGACCACGACTTTTTTAAAGGCCATTTTAAAGGGAATCCTGTCGTTCCGGGTGTAATACTTACAGAAACCATGGCACAGATAGGGCTCGTTTGCATGGGCATTTACCTTTCAAATGATACATTGGATAAAACTACTGTAATCGCCTTGACATCAACAGAAATAGAATTTATAATCCCTGTTTACCCAAAAGAAAAAATAGTGGTGGTTTCTGAAAAAATATATTTCCGTTTCGGGAAATTAAAATGCCGCGTAAAAATGCTTAATGCACACGATAAAGTGGTGTGTGAAGGCACGATTGCAGGAATGATAACAAGCAAATCATGA
- a CDS encoding SIMPL domain-containing protein (The SIMPL domain is named for its presence in mouse protein SIMPL (signalling molecule that associates with mouse pelle-like kinase). Bacterial member BP26, from Brucella, was shown to assemble into a channel-like structure, while YggE from E. coli has been associated with resistance to oxidative stress.), which translates to MKTTFIAGFLFLNLSSAQHTGNQLYANPDGNSGYAEVIHNAYAEKITDNGAQLIYRMNILDNIKADSYVVTLGLNQEATSPKECNAKINKRIDGFKSALKKWGIDDDDIAVDFISQTKIYDFKAAVNGAQTSFEEQEKGFEIKKNIIIRLHKMTLFDELVESASEFDIYNIAKVDYFCKDQQKVYDSMLSEANKILEIRKTASNKDINNPDLYGKPKISINFYSIQPANQYKKYTAYESADVVFKSDYYSDKSYVKQEERKSNTFYYDGRQPDLYDSVLNADTPMVGLQYVMEVVVTYTKY; encoded by the coding sequence ATGAAAACAACATTTATCGCGGGATTTTTATTCCTGAACCTGTCCAGCGCACAACACACCGGAAACCAGCTGTATGCCAACCCAGACGGCAATTCCGGCTATGCAGAAGTCATCCACAATGCTTATGCTGAAAAGATTACTGATAATGGGGCGCAATTGATTTACCGCATGAATATTCTCGACAATATTAAAGCAGATTCTTACGTCGTAACATTAGGGTTGAACCAGGAAGCGACGAGTCCGAAAGAGTGCAATGCGAAAATCAATAAAAGAATTGACGGCTTTAAATCAGCGCTTAAAAAATGGGGCATTGATGATGATGATATCGCTGTTGATTTTATTTCGCAGACAAAAATATACGATTTCAAAGCGGCCGTAAATGGCGCACAAACCAGTTTTGAAGAACAGGAAAAGGGGTTTGAAATCAAGAAAAATATCATCATAAGATTGCATAAAATGACCCTCTTTGATGAATTGGTGGAATCGGCATCCGAATTTGACATCTATAACATCGCAAAAGTCGATTACTTCTGTAAAGACCAGCAGAAAGTATATGACAGCATGCTTTCCGAAGCCAATAAAATCCTGGAAATACGGAAAACAGCATCCAATAAGGACATCAATAATCCTGATTTATACGGCAAACCTAAGATCAGCATTAACTTTTACAGCATACAACCCGCAAACCAGTATAAAAAATACACCGCTTATGAAAGTGCTGACGTGGTTTTCAAAAGTGACTATTATTCGGATAAAAGCTATGTAAAACAGGAAGAGCGCAAAAGCAACACGTTTTATTACGACGGCCGGCAGCCGGATTTATATGATAGCGTCCTGAATGCCGATACGCCCATGGTCGGGTTGCAATATGTGATGGAAGTGGTGGTAACTTATACAAAATATTAA
- the acs gene encoding acetate--CoA ligase, whose protein sequence is MSYYKIDSLEQYFKHYNKSIREPRKFWGKIAEENFTWYQQWEKVVDFNMAEADVKWFVDAKVNIVKNAIDRHLARRGNKTAIIFEPNNPDEPALHITYNELHQRVCKMANVLRAQGIAKGDRVCIYLPMIPELAVAVLACARIGAIHSVVFAGFSAAALATRINDSDCKMVVTSDGGFRGNKTIGLKSIVDEALQSCPSVKSVLVAKRTNDEISMHADRDIWLQPLLDEASDNNVAEIMDAEDPLFILYTSGSTGKPKGMVHTTAGYMVYTAYTFKNVFNYEENDIFWCTADIGWITGHSYILYGPLLNGATTVMFEGVPSHPDFSRFWEVIEKHRVTHFYTAPTAIRALAKENIDYIQPYPLKSLKVIGSVGEPINEEAWHWYNDHVGGKRCPLVDTWWQTETGGIMISPLAFITPTKPTYASLPLPGIQPVLMDEKRNEIEGNQVTGSLCIKFPWPAIARTIWGNHQRYKDTYFSTFPGKYFTGDGALRDEVGYYRITGRVDDVVIVSGHNLGTAPIEDAINEHPAVAESAIVGFPHDIKGNALYGYIILKETGESRDRNNLANEINMMISHQIGPIAKLDKIQFVNGLPKTRSGKIMRRILRKIAEGDFSNFGDISTLLNPEIVEEIKDGRI, encoded by the coding sequence ATGAGCTATTACAAGATCGACAGTTTAGAGCAATACTTCAAGCATTATAATAAATCGATACGTGAGCCGCGGAAATTCTGGGGCAAAATCGCAGAAGAAAATTTCACATGGTACCAGCAATGGGAAAAGGTCGTCGATTTCAATATGGCTGAAGCCGATGTAAAATGGTTTGTCGATGCAAAAGTCAATATCGTAAAAAATGCCATCGACAGGCACCTGGCGCGTCGCGGAAACAAAACCGCCATCATCTTTGAACCGAACAACCCCGACGAACCTGCGTTGCATATTACCTACAACGAACTGCACCAGCGCGTGTGCAAAATGGCCAACGTATTGCGCGCTCAGGGGATTGCCAAAGGCGACCGGGTGTGCATTTACCTTCCCATGATTCCGGAACTGGCGGTAGCTGTGCTGGCATGCGCGCGGATTGGCGCGATACATTCTGTAGTGTTTGCAGGTTTTTCTGCGGCAGCGCTGGCCACAAGGATCAACGATTCGGATTGCAAAATGGTAGTCACATCTGACGGTGGTTTCCGCGGGAACAAAACCATCGGCCTGAAAAGCATCGTGGATGAAGCGTTGCAAAGCTGTCCCTCTGTAAAAAGCGTATTGGTGGCGAAAAGGACAAACGATGAAATCAGTATGCACGCGGACCGCGACATCTGGCTGCAGCCGTTGCTGGACGAAGCTTCAGATAATAATGTAGCCGAAATCATGGATGCAGAAGACCCGTTGTTCATTTTATATACTTCCGGCTCGACCGGGAAACCGAAAGGGATGGTGCATACGACGGCGGGATATATGGTGTATACAGCGTATACTTTCAAGAACGTGTTTAATTACGAGGAGAATGATATTTTCTGGTGCACGGCGGATATTGGATGGATTACCGGGCATTCCTATATTTTATACGGCCCGTTGCTGAATGGCGCTACGACGGTGATGTTTGAAGGCGTACCATCACATCCTGATTTCAGCAGGTTTTGGGAAGTGATTGAAAAGCACCGCGTCACGCATTTTTATACAGCGCCTACCGCGATAAGGGCTCTGGCGAAAGAGAACATCGATTACATTCAGCCTTATCCCCTCAAGTCGCTCAAAGTTATCGGGTCGGTGGGGGAACCTATCAATGAAGAAGCCTGGCATTGGTATAACGACCACGTAGGAGGGAAGCGCTGCCCATTGGTCGATACCTGGTGGCAAACCGAAACGGGTGGCATCATGATCTCTCCATTGGCATTTATCACGCCTACCAAACCTACCTATGCATCGCTGCCTTTACCGGGAATCCAGCCTGTTTTGATGGATGAGAAGCGCAACGAAATCGAAGGTAACCAGGTGACCGGAAGTTTGTGCATCAAATTCCCATGGCCGGCGATTGCAAGGACGATATGGGGAAATCATCAACGATATAAGGATACTTATTTTTCCACATTTCCAGGCAAATATTTCACCGGAGACGGCGCTTTGCGAGATGAAGTAGGGTATTACAGGATTACGGGCAGGGTGGATGATGTGGTGATCGTTTCGGGGCATAATTTAGGCACAGCACCTATTGAAGATGCGATTAACGAACATCCGGCGGTGGCTGAAAGTGCGATTGTAGGCTTCCCGCATGACATCAAAGGCAATGCCCTTTACGGGTATATCATCCTGAAGGAAACAGGGGAGAGCAGGGACCGTAACAATCTCGCGAATGAAATCAATATGATGATTTCGCACCAGATCGGCCCGATTGCCAAACTCGATAAGATACAGTTTGTAAACGGATTGCCGAAGACACGCAGCGGAAAAATCATGCGACGCATCCTGAGAAAGATTGCGGAAGGTGATTTTTCAAATTTCGGGGACATATCGACGTTGCTTAATCCTGAAATTGTAGAAGAGATCAAGGACGGTAGGATTTAA